GCCGATCGGCAACCTGCGGGATATCACCCTGCGGGCGTTGGATGTACTGGAGCAGGTGGACCTCATTGCCGCAGAGGACACGCGCCACACCGGTATCCTGTTGCAGCACTATGGCATCCGCAAGCCCCTGATAAGCTACCACCAGTACAACAGGGTGCAGAGGACGCCGCAGCTGATTGAGCGCCTCAAAGAAGGGCAAGCCGTGGCCTTGGTCTCGGACGCTGGCACGCCGGGTATCTCTGACCCTGGGTTCTACTTGGTGCGTGCTGCCATCACCAACGGCATCTCCGTGCAGGCAGTCCCGGGCCCCACGGCCTTGATAACTGCCTTGGTCGCTTCGGGGTTGGCCACGGACCGCTTCGCCTACGAGGGCTTTCTGCCCACAAAAAAGGGGCGCAAGACGCGGCTGGAGGGCCTCCGAAATGAGGAACGCACGCTCGTCTTCTACGAGTCGCCGCAGCGCCTGCAGCGGACCTTGCGCGAGCTTCTGGCGGTGCTCGGTGACCGGCAAGCGGTGGTGGCCCGAGAGCTGACGAAGAAGTTTGAGGAAATCATTCGCGCACCGCTCAGTGAGCTGGTGAGCAGGTTCGAGTCGAAGAAAGTGAAAGGCGAGGTGGTGTTGGTTGTCGAGGGCAAAGGCCGGACAAAGCACCAGGCAGACAGCACCAGGTGAAAAAGTGAAAGGACTATTTGGCGAATGAAGTTCTTTATCCTGCCGCCCAGGCTGAAAGAGGGGTTCCTCAACGGACTCAACCCGTTGGTGGGGTGGTTGGTGAAGCTCAAGTTGAACCCGAACTGGTTGACGACGTTCAGCCTGCTGGTAGGCGCCGCCTCGGGCGTGTGCTACGCCAAAGGCTACTTGCGATGGGGTGGGGCACTGGTGCTGTTTTGCGGCTTGCTGGACACTCTGGACGGCAAAGTAGCAAGAGCCACCAACCGCGTCACCAGGTTCGGTGCCCTGTACGATTCGACCTTGGACCGCTATGCGGAGGTAATCGCCTTTTTTGGAATGGCGTTCTACTTCGTGGCTCATCAGCAGCTGCTGGTCTCGGTGGCGATCTGTGTGGCCCTTGCCGGGTCGCTCATGGTCAGCTACGTGCGTGCCCGCGCCGAGGGCCTGGGCTTTGAGTGCAAAGTGGGACTCATG
This window of the Calditrichota bacterium genome carries:
- a CDS encoding CDP-alcohol phosphatidyltransferase family protein; translated protein: MKFFILPPRLKEGFLNGLNPLVGWLVKLKLNPNWLTTFSLLVGAASGVCYAKGYLRWGGALVLFCGLLDTLDGKVARATNRVTRFGALYDSTLDRYAEVIAFFGMAFYFVAHQQLLVSVAICVALAGSLMVSYVRARAEGLGFECKVGLMQRPERLVLLGAGSLAHEYALIGAIFVIALLSNFTAGQRLYHVWASEKKSSV
- the rsmI gene encoding 16S rRNA (cytidine(1402)-2'-O)-methyltransferase; amino-acid sequence: PIGNLRDITLRALDVLEQVDLIAAEDTRHTGILLQHYGIRKPLISYHQYNRVQRTPQLIERLKEGQAVALVSDAGTPGISDPGFYLVRAAITNGISVQAVPGPTALITALVASGLATDRFAYEGFLPTKKGRKTRLEGLRNEERTLVFYESPQRLQRTLRELLAVLGDRQAVVARELTKKFEEIIRAPLSELVSRFESKKVKGEVVLVVEGKGRTKHQADSTR